The Acinetobacter radioresistens DSM 6976 = NBRC 102413 = CIP 103788 genome contains a region encoding:
- the vapC gene encoding type II toxin-antitoxin system tRNA(fMet)-specific endonuclease VapC: protein MIYLLDTNICIYVINHKPEHVFERFKQYQLGQLAISSITASELAFGVEKSGSERNKQALNKFLSPLDILPYDEKAIWHYAKLRQDLQSTGKIIGSLDMLIAAHALALDVVLVTNNIKEFERIDGLKLENWV from the coding sequence ATGATTTACCTCTTAGACACAAATATTTGTATCTATGTGATCAATCATAAGCCAGAGCATGTTTTTGAACGCTTTAAACAATACCAGCTTGGTCAGCTTGCGATTTCAAGCATAACAGCATCCGAATTAGCTTTTGGCGTTGAAAAATCTGGCTCTGAGCGTAACAAACAGGCATTGAACAAGTTTTTATCACCCTTAGATATTTTACCTTACGATGAGAAAGCAATCTGGCATTACGCAAAACTACGTCAAGATCTACAATCTACAGGTAAAATAATTGGTAGTTTGGATATGCTAATTGCAGCGCATGCCCTAGCTTTAGATGTTGTATTAGTCACAAATAACATCAAGGAATTTGAGCGTATAGATGGATTAAAGTTAGAAAACTGGGTTTAA
- a CDS encoding antitoxin: MEVAKVFQTGRSQAVRLPKAFRFNGTEVAIKSFGRGVLLMPIDNPWDVMLEALNEFEVGFKLERADQGEQVREDFK, encoded by the coding sequence ATGGAAGTTGCTAAAGTCTTTCAAACAGGTCGAAGTCAAGCCGTTAGGTTACCTAAAGCATTTCGTTTTAATGGTACTGAAGTAGCGATTAAAAGTTTTGGACGTGGTGTGTTATTGATGCCTATCGACAATCCTTGGGATGTAATGCTAGAAGCTCTAAACGAGTTTGAAGTTGGATTCAAGTTAGAACGGGCAGATCAGGGCGAACAGGTACGTGAGGATTTCAAATGA
- a CDS encoding ISNCY family transposase, translating into MLITMSDKEIQRLAVLQDVRDQRITQVRAAEILNLSTRQITRLLQKLNQDGVSGMAHASRGQPGHRRHDDLLKSKCLSIISEHLLGFGPTLAHEKLSSIFDLNIPVETLRRWMTANDLWIPRSKRLKRPYQPRYNRDCFGELIQIDGSYHDWFEGRAAKCCLLVYIDDATGKLLHLRFCEAETTFDYMLSTRAYIEQYGKPLAFYSDKHSVFRVNQKSSQDSQITQFGRILNELNIDIIFANSPQAKGRVERANRTLQDRLIKEMRLEGICSIAEANAWLPCFIEHFNQKFAKCARNSKNLHRPLTESHLELDDIFTWQEPRKVTKNLTLTYDKCIYLLEPIELNHKLVGQYISFLEYPDGTVALMHEGRKLNYSIFNKLAGLQQNEIVENKRLGTVLAHIQQQHEELEKQNKRSRLKKSMPSRKAQKAVIEQRKLNPVLDSCG; encoded by the coding sequence ATGCTGATCACTATGTCTGACAAAGAAATTCAACGTCTTGCTGTTCTGCAAGACGTTCGAGATCAACGTATTACCCAAGTCCGTGCTGCTGAAATCCTCAATCTTTCAACCCGTCAAATTACCCGGTTATTACAAAAGCTCAATCAAGATGGTGTCTCAGGTATGGCGCATGCCAGTCGTGGTCAACCAGGTCATCGTCGCCATGATGATTTATTAAAATCAAAATGTCTTTCCATTATTTCTGAACATCTGCTGGGATTTGGACCCACCTTGGCCCATGAGAAGCTCAGCAGCATATTTGACCTGAATATCCCGGTAGAAACGCTTCGGCGCTGGATGACTGCAAATGACCTCTGGATTCCGCGATCCAAGCGCCTTAAACGTCCATATCAGCCACGTTATAATCGGGATTGCTTCGGTGAGCTGATCCAGATTGATGGCTCATATCATGACTGGTTCGAAGGACGCGCTGCTAAGTGCTGTTTATTGGTGTATATCGATGATGCCACTGGAAAGCTGTTACATCTGCGCTTCTGTGAGGCGGAAACGACCTTTGATTATATGCTTTCAACCCGAGCCTACATTGAGCAATACGGCAAGCCTTTAGCGTTTTATAGCGATAAACACTCGGTATTCCGAGTGAATCAGAAATCGAGCCAAGATAGCCAGATCACGCAATTTGGGCGGATTCTGAATGAGTTAAATATTGATATTATCTTCGCCAACTCACCCCAGGCCAAAGGCCGTGTGGAACGTGCCAATAGAACACTCCAGGATCGCCTGATCAAGGAAATGCGCCTAGAAGGTATCTGTTCAATTGCCGAGGCAAATGCCTGGCTGCCCTGCTTTATTGAGCATTTCAATCAGAAGTTTGCCAAGTGTGCGCGAAACTCAAAGAATTTACATCGGCCATTAACCGAATCTCATCTTGAACTGGATGATATTTTTACCTGGCAGGAACCGCGTAAGGTCACCAAGAATCTGACCCTGACCTATGACAAATGTATTTATCTGCTTGAACCGATAGAGCTGAATCATAAGCTTGTTGGGCAATATATTTCATTTCTGGAGTACCCGGATGGGACTGTGGCCCTCATGCACGAGGGACGAAAGCTCAACTACAGCATTTTCAATAAATTAGCTGGGCTACAGCAGAATGAGATCGTTGAGAATAAACGGTTAGGTACAGTTCTGGCACATATTCAGCAACAGCATGAAGAGTTGGAAAAACAGAATAAACGTTCCCGTCTCAAGAAAAGTATGCCGAGTCGTAAAGCTCAGAAAGCTGTTATTGAACAAAGAAAGTTAAATCCTGTGCTTGACTCTTGTGGTTAA
- a CDS encoding IS3 family transposase (programmed frameshift), with amino-acid sequence MTRRPRRNHSNDFKAKVALAAIKAEKTLAELSAEFDVHQNQIIDWKNQLISASSQAFDQSKAPAEPPIDLKKLHAKIGEQALEIGFFRRCVEETGPLQPQKLIDDSLQISVSKQAKLLKVSRGCYYYRPKPVSASDLKLMRCIDELHMQYPFAGSRMMRDLLNRQGHHIGRRHTRTLMKKMGINALYRKPNLSQANQAHRKYPYLLKGLNIQRSNQVWATDITYIPMAKGFVYLCAVIDWYSRKVLAHSVSISMEVAFCIETLNEAIEKYGRPEIFNTDQGSQFTSDAFIEVLKSNDIQISMDGKGRWVDNVMIERLWRSVKYEEVYLKAYSNVLDAKKQLNAYFEFYNLKRPHSSLDKMTPDEFYYDQLPQQNKVA; translated from the exons ATGACACGTAGACCAAGAAGAAATCATTCAAATGACTTTAAAGCTAAGGTAGCACTTGCTGCGATTAAAGCAGAAAAAACACTTGCTGAATTGAGTGCTGAATTTGATGTTCATCAAAACCAAATTATTGACTGGAAAAATCAATTGATTTCGGCTTCCTCGCAAGCCTTCGATCAATCAAAAGCTCCAGCAGAACCACCCATTGATCTAAAAAAACTACATGCAAAAATCGGTGAGCAGGCATTAGAAATTG GATTTTTTAGAAGGTGTGTTGAAGAAACTGGGCCGCTTCAACCACAAAAGTTAATCGACGACTCACTTCAGATTTCAGTATCTAAGCAAGCTAAGCTACTGAAAGTCTCCCGTGGTTGTTATTACTATCGCCCAAAACCTGTGAGTGCATCAGATCTGAAGCTGATGCGCTGTATTGATGAATTACATATGCAATACCCTTTTGCAGGTAGCCGTATGATGCGTGATTTATTGAACCGTCAAGGACATCATATAGGACGACGTCATACACGTACTTTAATGAAAAAAATGGGCATTAATGCGTTATATCGTAAACCAAATCTAAGTCAGGCCAATCAAGCTCACCGTAAATATCCATATCTGCTCAAAGGATTGAATATTCAACGGAGTAATCAAGTGTGGGCAACGGATATAACATATATCCCTATGGCAAAAGGCTTTGTCTACTTATGTGCTGTGATTGATTGGTACAGCCGTAAGGTGCTTGCCCATAGCGTATCGATTAGTATGGAGGTTGCATTTTGTATAGAAACATTAAATGAAGCTATTGAAAAATATGGTCGACCTGAAATCTTTAATACAGACCAAGGCAGTCAATTTACCAGTGATGCGTTTATTGAAGTGTTAAAATCAAATGACATCCAAATCAGCATGGACGGTAAAGGTCGTTGGGTCGATAATGTGATGATTGAACGATTATGGCGGAGCGTTAAATATGAGGAGGTTTATCTCAAAGCCTACAGCAATGTTTTGGATGCGAAGAAGCAATTAAACGCATATTTTGAATTTTATAATTTGAAACGACCTCATTCGAGTCTGGACAAAATGACTCCAGATGAGTTTTACTATGACCAGCTACCACAACAAAATAAGGTAGCTTAA